In the genome of Desulfofarcimen acetoxidans DSM 771, one region contains:
- a CDS encoding NADH-dependent [FeFe] hydrogenase, group A6, with product MPQVQEYTPGPVIEGAGHLFEKDEKNLEKVRLFIDGKEVTALKGISVLEAARSVGITIPSLCYLKGINEIGSCRVCMVEVEVNGVMTLQASCVYPVAEGIRVYTNTPQARRVRRTMVELLLSDHHRECTACIRNLNCELQNLADDLGIRNIKYTGETNYVPIFANNPFIMRDYNKCIKCRRCEAICSKVQEVNVYSALGRGFEVKIAPAFIQDLSAVACITCGQCVIACPTGSLVEKECIEEVWDALADKDKYVVVQTAPSIQVTLGESFGLPVGTIVTGKLVSALRRMGFDKVFATDFTADLTIMEEAHELLDRLNGHGRLPLLSSCSPGWVKFCEHFYPEFTENMSTCKSPHEMFGALTKTYFAEKEGLDPEKIVVVAIMPCTAKKYEASRPEFGNKRFKDVDWVLTTRELSRMIRQMGINFTELPDEDYDQPMGMSTGAGAIFGATGGVIEAAVRTAYYLSTGEEMDLLDYSEFEGISGLKIAEVKLKDRTIKVAIAHGTGNARRLLDRLKAGEEFHYAEIMACPGGCVGGGGQPIFGGREHKEISLDYRHNRADALHRIDLSKELRRSHENPAVKKIYEEYLGRPLGEKSRELLHTCFTPRGKMPGFAWQDLPPVDHKCLH from the coding sequence ATGCCGCAGGTTCAGGAGTACACGCCGGGTCCGGTCATTGAGGGTGCGGGCCACCTGTTTGAAAAAGATGAAAAGAACTTAGAAAAGGTGCGGCTGTTTATTGACGGTAAGGAAGTGACGGCGCTAAAGGGAATTTCTGTACTGGAAGCAGCCAGATCTGTGGGCATAACCATACCCAGTCTATGTTATTTAAAGGGTATTAATGAGATAGGTTCCTGCCGGGTTTGCATGGTGGAGGTGGAAGTTAACGGGGTTATGACTTTGCAGGCTTCCTGTGTGTATCCGGTTGCTGAGGGAATCAGGGTGTACACCAATACGCCGCAGGCCCGCCGTGTCAGGCGGACTATGGTGGAACTCCTGCTTTCCGATCACCACAGGGAGTGCACTGCTTGCATAAGAAACTTAAACTGTGAACTGCAGAACCTGGCTGATGACCTGGGCATCAGAAATATTAAATACACCGGTGAAACGAATTATGTTCCCATATTTGCAAATAACCCTTTTATCATGAGGGACTACAATAAGTGCATTAAATGCCGCCGCTGTGAGGCTATCTGCAGCAAGGTTCAGGAGGTAAACGTGTATTCTGCTTTAGGCCGGGGGTTTGAAGTAAAAATAGCGCCTGCTTTTATACAGGATTTGTCCGCCGTCGCCTGCATTACCTGCGGGCAGTGTGTTATTGCCTGTCCCACCGGTTCACTGGTGGAAAAAGAGTGCATTGAAGAAGTATGGGATGCTCTGGCAGATAAGGATAAGTATGTGGTGGTGCAAACCGCCCCGTCCATACAGGTTACTTTAGGAGAGTCTTTCGGTCTTCCGGTAGGGACAATTGTTACCGGAAAACTTGTATCGGCACTGAGGCGGATGGGGTTTGACAAAGTTTTTGCAACCGATTTTACTGCTGATTTAACTATTATGGAAGAGGCGCATGAACTGTTAGACAGACTAAACGGCCATGGCAGGCTGCCGCTTTTGTCTTCCTGCAGTCCCGGATGGGTCAAATTCTGCGAGCATTTTTATCCCGAGTTCACGGAAAATATGTCTACCTGCAAGTCACCGCATGAAATGTTCGGTGCCTTGACCAAGACCTATTTTGCCGAGAAAGAGGGGCTTGATCCTGAGAAAATTGTGGTGGTGGCCATTATGCCTTGCACTGCCAAGAAGTATGAGGCCTCACGTCCGGAATTCGGCAATAAAAGATTTAAAGATGTAGATTGGGTGCTGACTACCAGGGAACTGTCCCGCATGATTCGACAGATGGGAATAAACTTTACTGAACTTCCTGATGAGGACTATGATCAGCCTATGGGCATGTCCACAGGGGCGGGAGCAATTTTTGGCGCCACGGGCGGAGTAATTGAAGCCGCTGTGCGTACAGCTTATTACCTGTCAACCGGAGAAGAAATGGATTTATTGGACTACAGTGAATTTGAGGGAATCAGCGGCTTGAAAATAGCCGAGGTAAAGCTGAAGGACAGAACTATTAAGGTAGCGATTGCCCACGGTACCGGCAATGCCCGCCGCCTGCTGGACAGATTGAAGGCCGGAGAAGAATTTCATTATGCCGAAATTATGGCCTGCCCCGGAGGTTGTGTGGGCGGCGGCGGACAGCCTATTTTCGGAGGCAGGGAGCACAAGGAAATCTCGCTTGATTACAGGCATAACAGGGCTGACGCCCTGCACAGGATTGATCTGAGCAAAGAACTTCGCCGATCACATGAAAACCCGGCGGTCAAGAAGATATATGAGGAATATTTAGGGCGTCCCCTGGGGGAGAAATCCAGGGAATTGCTGCATACCTGCTTTACCCCAAGGGGCAAAATGCCCGGTTTTGCCTGGCAGGATTTGCCGCCGGTGGATCATAAATGTTTGCATTGA
- a CDS encoding complex I 24 kDa subunit family protein, translated as MEIEAGERCSSCGQENAPIFKNPLPGEKQDELVTAAKNKASLYAELDKLLELYGRERGELIRVLYGAQKIFGYLPPEVQAYIAAKMDIPISEVNGVVTFYTLFVTEPRGRHTVRVCTGTACYVKGAADIMDKFKQELKLDGRETGEDGLFTLTSTRCIGACGMAPVLTVDEEVYGNLTAKDVITILEKYRSDPVAAGSGTAAAEKAEIQPEARANENHDQVH; from the coding sequence ATGGAAATAGAAGCCGGAGAAAGGTGTTCTTCCTGCGGGCAGGAGAACGCCCCGATATTTAAAAACCCTTTGCCGGGGGAGAAGCAGGATGAGCTTGTAACAGCAGCTAAGAATAAGGCTTCATTATATGCTGAACTGGACAAGCTGCTGGAGCTCTATGGCAGGGAAAGAGGTGAACTAATCCGGGTTCTCTACGGCGCTCAGAAGATATTCGGTTATCTGCCGCCGGAGGTTCAGGCATATATTGCCGCCAAAATGGATATCCCGATTAGTGAGGTTAACGGGGTAGTGACATTTTATACTCTTTTTGTTACTGAGCCGAGGGGGCGGCATACGGTTAGGGTTTGTACGGGTACAGCCTGTTACGTTAAGGGTGCCGCTGATATTATGGATAAATTTAAACAAGAACTCAAGCTGGACGGCCGGGAAACAGGCGAGGATGGTTTATTCACATTAACCTCTACCCGCTGTATCGGTGCCTGCGGAATGGCTCCGGTGTTGACTGTTGATGAGGAAGTATACGGCAATTTAACCGCAAAAGATGTGATTACCATACTGGAAAAATACCGGTCTGATCCGGTCGCTGCCGGTAGTGGTACGGCAGCAGCGGAAAAAGCTGAAATACAGCCGGAAGCGAGGGCAAACGAGAATCATGATCAAGTCCATTGA
- a CDS encoding TetR/AcrR family transcriptional regulator, which yields MEHIYSHHGKKEDIINASIKLFAEKGYDAVSVRDISKAAGVTEAALYKHFKGKEDMFLTIFKEIIREYCRRIFEIKQSDTGAIEKLCRIVAITFDLYEAHPSEIRFALITQHKFWEVLPNDFKPHLLIKAILEEGMDSGEIPREEVYLLITVYSGLLLEPLAQYPYFYDVLPPLQELKVRIMSKVRKLLQ from the coding sequence ATGGAACATATTTACTCTCATCACGGGAAAAAAGAAGATATTATAAATGCCAGTATTAAGTTATTTGCCGAAAAAGGTTATGATGCGGTTTCCGTCAGAGATATTTCCAAAGCCGCAGGGGTTACTGAGGCTGCCCTTTATAAGCATTTTAAGGGCAAAGAGGATATGTTTTTAACTATTTTTAAAGAAATAATCCGGGAATATTGCCGCCGTATATTTGAAATCAAGCAAAGCGACACCGGTGCTATTGAAAAGCTTTGCCGGATTGTTGCCATTACTTTTGATCTTTATGAGGCTCATCCTTCGGAAATACGCTTTGCTTTAATCACACAGCACAAGTTTTGGGAGGTACTGCCTAATGATTTTAAGCCTCACCTGCTAATCAAAGCGATACTTGAAGAAGGCATGGATTCGGGTGAAATACCAAGGGAGGAAGTCTACCTGCTGATTACTGTTTACAGCGGGCTGCTGCTGGAACCTCTGGCTCAGTATCCGTATTTTTATGATGTTTTGCCGCCTCTACAGGAGCTTAAGGTACGGATCATGTCTAAAGTACGTAAGCTTTTGCAGTAA
- a CDS encoding AMP-binding protein, with protein sequence MRRLLQIIFKLLFRLRLVNFENLQFNGPSVIIPNHVSFIDPVILYLFLPREVVFVVNTHIAKRFAFVLRFCHHVDVDPLNPYSLKKIAAIVKTGTPVVLFPEGRITVTGGLMKVYDGIGFIAQKTGAALYPLIFTGLEYSKSSRVRDKLKSRWFPRVRLFADQPVKLKADETKTSRMQKRELSNKILQTMQQSLFRAKYEEKVNLFNNLLQAAQTNGTGSIIAEDMGQKISYRNLLIGSYVLAKKLSGLLKDENIGVLLPNSIGHVVTLFSLFFNGKTPAVLNFSAGVKNNLDCAETAGIGVVLTSRVFIEKGDLNDLAEALAKKYNVIYLEDIKKQIGFSDKLNGLIKYLVKAKAQKPTGRVILFTSGSESKPKGVVLSHSNIAANIRQVSCVIDFTPKDRIFNALPMFHSFGLTAGTMLPLLSGVEVFLYPSPLHYKIIPELCYEKRATVIFGTSTFLASYGKYAHPYDFFSLRLVLAGAEKLKEDTRALWQDKFGIRILEGYGTTETAPVLSLNTPLFYKEGTVGRLLPGVSWQLEIVEGIEGGGSLLVQGPNVMEGYLLHGVGFVPAPVWYNCGDVVSIDREGFVAVKSRLKRFAKVSGEMVSLNLVEELAEKCFGIAGQAAVNMPDSRKGEKIILYTSDKKATRQQLRDYLARSHQSMLLMPAEVEYIEKLPLLGSGKTDYVALKQVAEKRNLKD encoded by the coding sequence GTGAGACGCTTATTGCAAATAATATTTAAGCTGTTATTCAGGCTTCGCCTGGTTAATTTTGAGAATTTGCAATTTAACGGGCCGTCTGTAATTATACCTAATCATGTGTCCTTTATAGATCCTGTTATTCTATATCTTTTTCTGCCGCGGGAAGTAGTCTTTGTGGTAAACACTCACATTGCCAAACGTTTTGCTTTTGTCTTGCGCTTTTGCCATCATGTTGATGTGGATCCGTTAAATCCTTATTCCTTAAAAAAAATAGCTGCCATTGTTAAAACCGGTACCCCGGTGGTATTGTTTCCGGAAGGACGGATTACAGTAACCGGAGGCTTAATGAAAGTATATGACGGTATAGGTTTTATTGCTCAAAAAACGGGAGCTGCTCTTTATCCCCTTATTTTTACCGGTTTAGAGTATTCTAAATCATCCCGGGTGCGGGATAAGCTTAAGAGCAGGTGGTTCCCGAGGGTGCGGCTTTTTGCGGATCAGCCGGTAAAATTGAAGGCTGATGAAACTAAAACTTCTAGAATGCAGAAAAGGGAACTGAGCAATAAAATTCTGCAAACTATGCAGCAGTCTCTTTTCAGGGCTAAATATGAGGAAAAGGTTAATCTTTTTAATAATTTGCTCCAAGCCGCCCAGACCAATGGGACTGGGAGCATTATTGCAGAGGACATGGGGCAGAAAATATCCTATCGCAATTTGCTTATCGGATCCTATGTTTTGGCTAAAAAATTGTCCGGATTGCTGAAAGATGAGAATATAGGGGTTTTACTGCCTAATTCCATAGGCCATGTGGTAACCCTTTTTTCCCTGTTTTTCAACGGTAAGACTCCCGCTGTGCTTAACTTTTCCGCAGGGGTGAAAAATAACCTGGACTGCGCTGAAACAGCCGGTATCGGTGTAGTTTTGACTTCCCGTGTGTTTATAGAAAAGGGTGACCTGAATGATTTAGCGGAGGCACTGGCTAAAAAATATAACGTTATCTATTTGGAGGATATTAAAAAACAAATAGGTTTTAGCGATAAATTGAACGGTTTAATTAAATATTTAGTCAAAGCTAAAGCCCAAAAGCCCACTGGCAGAGTAATACTTTTTACCTCGGGAAGTGAAAGCAAGCCCAAGGGTGTGGTGTTAAGCCACAGTAATATTGCGGCCAACATCAGACAGGTTTCCTGCGTTATTGATTTTACGCCTAAGGATAGGATATTCAATGCCTTACCTATGTTTCACAGCTTTGGCCTGACAGCCGGCACCATGCTGCCCCTGCTCTCCGGTGTAGAAGTGTTTCTCTATCCCAGCCCTTTGCATTATAAAATTATACCCGAGCTTTGTTATGAGAAAAGAGCCACGGTTATTTTCGGCACTTCCACTTTTTTGGCCTCGTATGGAAAATATGCTCATCCCTATGACTTTTTTAGCTTGAGGCTTGTCTTAGCCGGGGCAGAAAAACTTAAAGAAGATACCAGGGCCCTTTGGCAGGATAAGTTTGGTATCCGTATTTTAGAAGGCTATGGTACTACGGAAACAGCACCGGTTTTGAGTTTGAATACGCCGCTTTTTTATAAAGAAGGCACGGTAGGCAGGTTGCTGCCGGGAGTAAGTTGGCAATTGGAAATTGTTGAGGGGATTGAAGGAGGGGGGAGTCTTCTGGTGCAAGGGCCAAATGTAATGGAGGGCTACCTGCTGCACGGGGTTGGTTTTGTTCCCGCCCCGGTCTGGTATAACTGCGGCGACGTTGTAAGTATTGACCGGGAGGGGTTTGTTGCTGTCAAGTCCCGGCTGAAGAGGTTTGCCAAGGTCTCAGGTGAAATGGTAAGTTTAAATCTGGTGGAAGAGCTGGCTGAAAAGTGTTTTGGAATTGCTGGGCAAGCAGCTGTGAATATGCCTGATTCCAGAAAAGGGGAAAAAATCATACTCTATACCTCTGACAAGAAAGCGACTAGGCAGCAGCTCAGAGATTATCTGGCGCGCAGTCACCAGAGTATGCTGCTGATGCCGGCGGAGGTGGAGTATATTGAAAAACTGCCTCTGCTGGGCAGCGGTAAGACAGATTATGTAGCATTAAAACAAGTTGCTGAAAAAAGAAACTTGAAGGACTAA
- a CDS encoding NADH-ubiquinone oxidoreductase-F iron-sulfur binding region domain-containing protein → MIKSIEELKAIKDKYLPVINLRLDHRPASEQRHLLVCAGTACTSSASQEIIKELDRQIKEHKLTGKAKVFKTGCFGFCQQGPIVVVQPDNIFYCRVKKENVKDLVEKHIIGGRVLEELLFKEPDSGELQRRMEDIRFFHNQQRVVLRNCGVINPEDINEYIARDGYAALADILNHRSRAEVIDQVINSVLRGRGGGGFPTGKKWQIAARQEVNPKYIVCNADEGDPGAFMDRSILEGDPHAILEGMSIGAYAVGAEQGYIYVRAEYPIAVDRLEIAIGQARQMGLLGKNILGSGFNFDIDIKLGAGAFVCGEETALLHSCMGARGEPRPRPPYPAQEGLWGKPTVINNVETFANVTVVFQKGWQWFVGRGTAKSSGTKVFSLAGKIKNTGLIEVPMGSTLRSIIFDTGGGIPDGHRYKAVQTGGPSGGCIPEEYLDILVDYDSLAKVGSIMGSGGLIVMDDRDCMVDIARFYVEFAQDESCGRCTPCRVGTKRLLEILQRITKGEGEMEDLRLLEELSQDIKVASLCGLGQTAPNPVLSTLRFFRDEYIAHIRDKHCPAGVCKDLLHYLVLEDQCIACGICAKACPVDAISGERKKPPYKIDPEKCIRCGACMEKCPKDVIIRGSIPGFKAAAGQVPGGGRGGINEEGNLENSDFAGIRERGDKHAAGSGVHAGSGH, encoded by the coding sequence ATGATCAAGTCCATTGAGGAACTCAAAGCAATTAAAGATAAATACCTGCCTGTTATCAATTTGCGCTTAGATCACAGACCGGCTTCGGAACAAAGACATCTGCTGGTTTGTGCCGGTACCGCCTGTACTTCGTCAGCCAGTCAAGAGATCATCAAAGAACTTGACCGACAGATCAAGGAACATAAGTTAACCGGTAAAGCAAAAGTTTTTAAAACAGGTTGTTTCGGGTTTTGCCAGCAAGGACCAATTGTTGTGGTGCAGCCTGATAATATTTTTTATTGCCGGGTTAAGAAAGAGAATGTCAAGGATCTGGTGGAAAAGCATATAATCGGCGGCCGGGTGCTTGAGGAACTGCTGTTTAAAGAGCCTGATTCGGGAGAACTGCAGCGGCGTATGGAGGACATAAGGTTTTTTCACAACCAGCAGCGGGTGGTACTGCGCAATTGCGGTGTAATCAACCCGGAAGATATTAATGAGTACATAGCCAGGGACGGTTATGCCGCTTTAGCCGATATACTTAATCATCGTTCGCGGGCTGAGGTTATTGATCAAGTAATTAATTCTGTTCTTCGTGGCCGGGGAGGTGGGGGGTTCCCTACAGGCAAAAAATGGCAAATAGCTGCCCGGCAGGAAGTAAACCCTAAATATATAGTATGCAATGCTGATGAGGGGGATCCGGGCGCGTTTATGGATCGCAGTATTTTAGAAGGAGATCCTCATGCCATACTGGAGGGTATGTCTATCGGCGCTTACGCTGTAGGTGCCGAGCAGGGTTATATCTATGTGCGCGCAGAGTATCCTATCGCGGTGGACAGGCTGGAAATAGCTATTGGGCAGGCCAGGCAAATGGGCTTACTGGGTAAAAACATTTTGGGCAGCGGTTTTAACTTTGATATTGATATAAAACTGGGCGCCGGGGCTTTCGTCTGCGGTGAGGAAACCGCGCTGCTGCATTCATGCATGGGGGCCAGGGGAGAACCCAGACCCCGACCGCCCTACCCCGCTCAGGAGGGGCTTTGGGGAAAGCCTACTGTAATTAACAATGTCGAGACTTTTGCCAACGTGACGGTTGTTTTTCAGAAGGGTTGGCAGTGGTTTGTGGGGCGGGGTACTGCCAAAAGCAGCGGAACCAAGGTATTTTCTCTGGCCGGCAAGATTAAAAATACCGGTCTAATTGAGGTGCCCATGGGCTCCACTTTACGCTCTATTATTTTCGATACCGGAGGTGGTATACCTGACGGCCACAGGTACAAGGCTGTCCAGACAGGCGGGCCTTCCGGCGGGTGTATTCCGGAGGAATACCTGGATATCCTGGTAGATTATGACTCTCTGGCGAAAGTTGGTTCAATTATGGGTTCCGGCGGGCTAATTGTTATGGATGACCGCGACTGTATGGTGGATATAGCCCGTTTCTATGTTGAATTTGCTCAGGATGAATCTTGCGGGCGTTGTACCCCTTGCCGTGTAGGTACGAAAAGACTGCTGGAAATCTTGCAGCGCATAACCAAAGGTGAAGGTGAGATGGAGGATTTAAGGCTGCTGGAGGAACTTTCTCAGGATATTAAGGTTGCCTCCCTCTGCGGGTTAGGCCAGACCGCTCCTAATCCGGTGCTCTCCACACTGCGTTTTTTCCGGGATGAGTATATCGCTCATATTAGGGATAAGCACTGCCCGGCCGGTGTATGTAAAGACTTGCTGCATTATCTGGTGCTGGAGGACCAGTGCATTGCCTGCGGTATATGCGCTAAAGCCTGCCCGGTTGATGCGATAAGCGGGGAGAGGAAAAAACCGCCCTATAAAATTGATCCGGAGAAATGTATCCGCTGCGGCGCCTGCATGGAGAAGTGTCCCAAAGATGTTATTATCAGGGGCAGCATTCCCGGATTTAAAGCTGCTGCAGGTCAAGTTCCCGGGGGCGGCAGGGGTGGTATAAACGAAGAAGGCAACCTGGAGAATTCAGACTTTGCGGGGATACGGGAAAGGGGGGATAAGCATGCCGCAGGTTCAGGAGTACACGCCGGGTCCGGTCATTGA
- the rsgA gene encoding ribosome small subunit-dependent GTPase A: MNLENIGWNSFFNNSFAPYSQQGYIAGRIAAEHKHIYRVYIEQGELLAAVSGKMRYEASGRRDFPAVGDWVVLNPTGEGKATIQAVLPRQSKFSRQTAGTTVEEQVIAANIDTVFLVAALNNDFNLRRLERYLTLAWESGANPVIILSKADLCNDINQKVLAIENIAPGVPVHVTSSQSGTGITELASHLRKGRTAALLGSSGAGKSTLINHLCGREAQKTAEIRQSDDRGRHTTTYRELIILPGGGLIIDTPGMRELQLWGTCEGLQSFADISLLASQCRFKDCRHEGEPGCAVKAALENGRLDYDRYGNYRKLQKELAYLSRKENRQEYLAEKERWKKIHKQIKNLKKR, encoded by the coding sequence GTGAATTTAGAAAATATAGGATGGAACTCATTTTTCAATAACAGCTTTGCTCCTTATTCACAGCAGGGCTATATTGCCGGCAGAATAGCGGCAGAGCACAAACATATCTACCGCGTATACATTGAGCAAGGTGAATTGCTGGCCGCCGTCTCCGGCAAAATGCGCTACGAAGCCTCCGGCCGGCGGGACTTTCCTGCTGTCGGAGACTGGGTTGTTCTTAACCCAACCGGGGAAGGAAAAGCCACTATACAGGCTGTTTTACCCAGACAAAGCAAGTTTTCCCGGCAAACAGCGGGAACAACTGTTGAAGAACAGGTAATAGCGGCTAACATAGATACCGTGTTTTTAGTTGCTGCCCTGAATAATGATTTTAATTTAAGGCGTTTGGAACGCTACCTGACACTGGCCTGGGAAAGCGGAGCTAATCCGGTTATAATTTTGAGCAAAGCGGACTTATGCAATGATATAAATCAAAAAGTCCTGGCCATTGAAAACATTGCTCCGGGCGTGCCGGTACATGTGACCAGCAGCCAAAGCGGAACAGGGATAACTGAACTGGCTTCTCATCTAAGAAAGGGCCGCACTGCGGCCCTGCTGGGCTCCTCAGGAGCGGGCAAATCAACACTTATCAACCATCTTTGCGGCAGAGAAGCACAAAAAACCGCCGAAATACGACAGTCAGATGACCGGGGCAGGCATACCACAACCTACCGCGAATTAATCATTCTACCCGGGGGTGGACTTATAATAGATACACCGGGGATGAGAGAATTGCAGCTATGGGGTACGTGTGAAGGATTGCAATCATTTGCAGATATTTCGTTACTGGCCTCACAGTGCCGCTTTAAGGACTGCCGGCATGAAGGAGAACCCGGCTGTGCTGTGAAAGCCGCTCTAGAGAATGGCCGACTGGATTATGACAGGTACGGGAATTACCGCAAACTGCAAAAAGAACTGGCCTACCTATCCAGGAAAGAAAACCGGCAGGAGTATCTGGCAGAGAAAGAAAGATGGAAAAAGATTCATAAACAGATAAAAAATCTTAAAAAACGATAG